From a single Silene latifolia isolate original U9 population chromosome 6, ASM4854445v1, whole genome shotgun sequence genomic region:
- the LOC141587630 gene encoding F-box/kelch-repeat protein At3g23880-like, translating into MNAVQKMKTRISEFKYIPPELHTQILANLPTKTVLRFRCVCKSWCEIIDNRDFITQHRNLCKINSVNSKLLLSLEGSGRYGRKGCSLTVRHADALRRTHHILKSTQRYYLLGSCNELLLTLDHIDTRYRQNLMLWNPCIRKSLRIPPSPMSFRAVVYLFGFASCSKDYNVIETSFGQDGGSMSVAVYTLSDQQWSLRNDDLNKRLFWQNCSPKTGFIFQGAAHWISDDPNGDGNPAGSSTLLVSLDFDLEKFTYLELPFASDDIGALRFPFRLRESLAVFCISSVKSCLMFSVLNLVDTEY; encoded by the coding sequence ATGAACGCTGTGCAGAAAATGAAGACCCGTATTTCCGAATTCAAGTACATACCACCTGAACTTCATACCCAAATCCTCGCAAATTTACCAACCAAAACCGTGTTAAGATTCAGGTGCGTATGTAAATCTTGGTGCGAGATTATTGACAATCGTGATTTCATTACCCAGCATCGTAATCTTTGCAAAATCAATTCTGTCAATAGTAAACTATTACTATCCCTCGAGGGGTCGGGTCGGTATGGGAGGAAAGGATGCTCGTTGACAGTTCGTCACGCTGACGCTCTTCGAAGAACCCATCACATTTTGAAGAGTACACAAAGGTATTATCTACTAGGGAGCTGTAATGAGTTGCTGTTAACTTTAGACCATATTGATACACGTTATCGACAAAATTTGATGCTATGGAACCCTTGTATTAGAAAGTCGTTGCGAATTCCTCCTTCTCCAATGTCCTTTCGTGCTGTTGTCTATTTATTTGGGTTTGCGTCTTGTAGTAAGGATTATAACGTGATCGAGACATCGTTTGGACAAGATGGTGGAAGTATGAGCGTTGCGGTTTATACTCTCAGTGATCAACAATGGTCTCTCAGAAATGACGACCTCAATAAGCGTTTGTTTTGGCAAAATTGTAGTCCCAAAACGGGTTTTATCTTTCAAGGAGCAGCACATTGGATTAGTGATGACCCGAATGGGGATGGTAATCCTGCTGGTAGTTCAACTCTTTTAGTGTCTCTTGACTTTGATTTGGAAAAATTCACTTACTTGGAACTGCCATTTGCTTCGGACGATATTGGAGCTTTAAGGTTTCCTTTTCGTCTTAGGGAGTCACTAGCGGTTTTCTGTATTTCTTCTGTAAAATCTTGTTTAATGTTTAGTGTTCTCAATCTTGTTGATACTGAGTACTGA
- the LOC141587631 gene encoding putative F-box protein At5g47300, which yields MQKMKSRKKTKSSSNPTRISEFRYLPPELCTQILANLPAKTVLRFRCVCKSWCSIIDNPDFVTQHRNLCKINSVSSKLLLSFERLGRFGWKGCLLTVRHADALRKTDQILKTSQKYNLSGSCNELLLIRGLSGHGKKDPLMMWNPCIRKSLSIPLPPLLSSSDGGVVYAFGFAPNSNDYKVVAISSQWSLGTDGGNVCFAVYTLSDQQWSLRNDDFNMSYPYYSRMFSRYCCPQTGFNFQGALYWIGYDPNRDGNLADCSTHLVSLDFDLEKFNYMELPFASDDRGAVRLPFRLRESLAVFTYFFMQSSIWALEGDIGTGVWTQRFSGLSSSDGFDLFRSGPFVQLFYYESDDGGRIVYWKNSYNITSCQVHELGKSMRDYVDMKMYMEGLVLCKGYGAEDLQSLAL from the coding sequence ATGCAGAAAATGAAGAGCAGAAAGAAGACCAAATCTTCATCAAATCCGACCCGTATTTCCGAATTCAGGTACTTACCACCCGAACTTTGTACCCAAATTCTCGCAAATTTACCAGCCAAAACCGTGTTAAGATTCAGGTGCGTATGTAAATCTTGGTGCTCCATTATTGATAATCCTGATTTCGTTACCCAGCATCGTAATCTTTGCAAAATCAATTCCGTTAGTAGTAAACTATTACTGTCCTTCGAGCGGTTGGGTCGGTTTGGGTGGAAAGGATGCTTGTTGACAGTTCGTCACGCTGACGCTCTTCGTAAAACTGATCAGATTTTAAAGACTTCGCAAAAGTATAATCTAAGTGGGAGCTGTAATGAGTTGCTGTTAATTCGCGGCTTAAGTGGTCATGGAAAAAAAGACCCGTTGATGATGTGGAACCCTTGTATTAGAAAGTCGTTGTCAATTCCCCTTCCTCCATTATTGTCGTCCTCTGACGGCGGAGTCGTGTATGCATTTGGGTTTGCACCTAACAGTAACGATTATAAAGTCGTTGCTATCTCATCTCAATGGAGTCTGGGTACAGATGGTGGGAATGTGTGTTTTGCAGTTTATACGCTCAGTGATCAACAGTGGTCTCTCAGAAATGATGACTTCAATATGTCTTATCCGTACTATAGCCGTATGTTTTCGCGATATTGTTGTCCCCAAACGGGTTTTAACTTTCAAGGAGCATTATATTGGATTGGTTATGACCCAAATCGGGATGGTAACCTTGCTGATTGTTCAACTCATTTAGTTTCTCTGGACTTTGATTTGGAAAAATTCAACTACATGGAACTGCCATTTGCTTCAGACGATAGGGGAGCCGTAAGACTTCCTTTTCGTCTAAGGGAGTCACTAGCGGTTTTTACGTATTTCTTCATGCAATCCAGCATATGGGCGCTGGAAGGGGACATTGGAACCGGGGTGTGGACCCAAAGGTTCTCAGGACTTTCAAGTTCGGATGGTTTTGATTTGTTCAGGTCTGGCCCATTTGTGCAGCTATTCTACTATGAGAGTGATGATGGTGGCCGTATTGTTTACTGGAAGAACTCGTATAACATTACTAGCTGTCAAGTACATGAGCTTGGAAAATCAATGAGGGATTATGTGGATATGAAAATGTATATGGAGGGTTTGGTGTTGTGCAAAGGTTACGGAGCTGAAGATCTACAGTCACTTGCTCTTTGA